One segment of Marvinbryantia formatexigens DSM 14469 DNA contains the following:
- a CDS encoding phage tail tape measure protein → MENLGNSIAGVGKTIMPISTGVAGLGIAAVKTAADFDSAMSQVAAVSGATGDDLQSLRDKAREMGEKTKFSASEAAEAMNYMAMAGWKSKDMISGIDGIMNLAAASGEDLATTSDIVTDALTAFGLTAADSGHFADILAAASSNANTNVSMMGETFKYCAPIAGALGFSAEDTAEAIGLMANAGIKSSQAGTSLRTIMNNLAGDVKISGQAIGDVTIATTNADGSMRSLSDILADCRTAFGKLTESEKAQAAESLVGKNAMSGFLALMNAAPADIEKLSGAIDNCDGTAEKMAATMQDNLMGQLTILKSQLEELAISFGEMLMPVIRSIVTKIQEFVDKLNGMDEGTRQMVLKVGLLVAALGPFLVILGTTIAKIGTAMKGFVQLANGFNKLKVAVQGGTGLFGKLGAALGGISAPVVAVVAVIGTLVAAFLHLWNTNEGFREAIIGTWNTIKETVSTFCQGIVDRLNALGFSFQDITQVISAVWNGFCSLLAPVFEGAFQAIAAVLSTVLNVITGILDVFIGLFTGNWSQMWTGIQTIFSGVWEGIKGVLSAAVGIIQGIVDVFLGWFGTSWSEVWTNIKTFFEGIWNGIVAFFSGIWETITNVVQTGIMLIGSILSAAFDIITLPFQFIWENCKEIITGAWNAIKSVVSTAIHAVSSVISSVMSVIQNAISTVWTAISTKISTVLNTIKSVVTTVFNAIKSVASTVWNGIKSAISTVVDGIKSKVSSVFNAVKSTVTSVFNGIKSTTTSVWNGIKTAIITPIEAAKNTIKGIVDKITGFFSSMKISLPHIKLPHFRISGSLSIAPPSVPHLSIDWYKEGGIMTRPTLFGMNGTNLMAGGEAGAEAILPLKGFYSQLESILSNRMDTSTMERYLSIIAANSSKGIYLEDGTLVGHLLPAIDSKLGQMQKLNRRLSL, encoded by the coding sequence ATGGAGAACCTGGGTAATTCCATTGCCGGCGTTGGGAAAACGATCATGCCGATCTCCACAGGGGTTGCCGGTCTGGGGATCGCGGCAGTCAAGACAGCTGCGGATTTTGATTCTGCCATGAGCCAGGTGGCGGCGGTATCCGGGGCAACCGGGGATGACTTACAGTCCCTCCGGGATAAGGCCCGTGAGATGGGCGAGAAAACCAAGTTCTCCGCATCCGAGGCGGCGGAGGCCATGAACTATATGGCCATGGCCGGCTGGAAATCGAAAGACATGATCTCCGGCATTGACGGCATCATGAACCTTGCCGCCGCATCGGGAGAGGACCTGGCGACTACATCGGATATTGTCACCGATGCCTTGACCGCCTTCGGACTGACCGCAGCGGACTCCGGGCATTTCGCGGATATTCTTGCGGCGGCATCCTCCAATGCGAACACCAACGTGTCCATGATGGGGGAAACCTTCAAGTATTGTGCGCCGATTGCTGGCGCGCTTGGTTTTTCCGCAGAAGATACCGCCGAGGCAATCGGCCTGATGGCAAACGCGGGTATCAAATCCTCTCAGGCAGGTACTTCCCTTCGTACCATTATGAATAACCTTGCCGGGGATGTGAAGATCAGCGGGCAGGCCATCGGGGATGTGACCATTGCCACAACGAACGCGGACGGCAGCATGCGGAGCCTGTCGGATATCCTGGCAGACTGTCGTACTGCTTTTGGAAAGCTGACGGAGTCTGAAAAAGCACAGGCAGCAGAATCCCTGGTAGGCAAGAACGCCATGAGCGGGTTCCTTGCCCTTATGAACGCTGCACCTGCGGATATTGAAAAGTTAAGCGGCGCCATTGACAACTGCGATGGCACGGCTGAGAAGATGGCGGCTACCATGCAGGATAACCTGATGGGGCAGCTTACCATCTTAAAGAGTCAGTTGGAGGAACTTGCCATTTCCTTTGGCGAGATGCTGATGCCCGTGATCCGCAGCATTGTGACGAAAATACAGGAGTTTGTGGATAAGTTAAATGGCATGGATGAAGGCACCCGCCAGATGGTCTTGAAAGTAGGGCTTTTGGTGGCGGCGCTTGGGCCGTTCCTGGTGATCCTCGGTACTACGATAGCCAAGATCGGCACGGCCATGAAAGGGTTTGTACAGTTGGCGAACGGCTTTAACAAACTGAAAGTGGCAGTGCAGGGCGGCACGGGGCTGTTTGGAAAACTAGGTGCGGCACTGGGCGGCATCTCGGCTCCCGTTGTGGCAGTGGTGGCAGTCATCGGGACACTGGTGGCTGCTTTTCTGCATCTGTGGAATACCAATGAGGGATTCCGGGAGGCCATCATCGGAACCTGGAATACCATCAAAGAGACGGTCAGTACTTTCTGCCAGGGAATCGTGGACCGGCTGAATGCCCTGGGCTTTAGTTTCCAGGACATCACGCAGGTGATCTCAGCGGTATGGAATGGTTTCTGTTCCCTGCTTGCCCCGGTCTTTGAAGGCGCGTTTCAGGCAATCGCCGCAGTGCTTTCCACGGTGCTGAACGTGATCACTGGTATTTTAGATGTGTTTATCGGGCTGTTTACCGGGAACTGGTCGCAGATGTGGACGGGGATTCAAACGATTTTCTCCGGGGTATGGGAGGGAATCAAGGGTGTCCTTTCGGCAGCGGTCGGTATCATCCAGGGCATTGTGGATGTGTTCCTCGGCTGGTTCGGTACGAGCTGGAGCGAGGTCTGGACGAATATCAAGACCTTCTTTGAGGGTATCTGGAACGGTATTGTAGCTTTCTTCTCCGGCATTTGGGAGACCATCACGAACGTGGTGCAGACAGGGATCATGCTGATTGGCTCCATTCTGAGTGCTGCCTTTGACATTATCACGCTGCCTTTCCAGTTTATCTGGGAGAACTGTAAAGAGATTATCACGGGTGCATGGAACGCCATCAAATCGGTGGTATCTACAGCCATCCATGCGGTTTCTAGTGTGATCTCCTCCGTGATGTCCGTCATCCAAAATGCCATTTCGACTGTCTGGACGGCGATCAGCACAAAGATTTCCACGGTGCTGAACACGATAAAATCCGTGGTGACTACGGTATTTAACGCCATTAAGTCGGTGGCTTCCACAGTATGGAACGGTATCAAATCCGCCATTTCTACTGTGGTGGACGGAATCAAGAGCAAGGTTTCGTCTGTATTTAATGCGGTCAAGAGTACGGTGACTTCTGTATTCAATGGCATTAAAAGTACCACCACTTCCGTCTGGAACGGTATCAAGACCGCCATTATCACCCCGATTGAGGCGGCGAAAAACACCATCAAGGGGATTGTGGATAAGATTACCGGATTCTTCTCCAGCATGAAGATTTCCCTGCCGCACATCAAGCTGCCGCATTTCAGAATTTCCGGCAGCCTGTCCATTGCGCCGCCGAGTGTGCCGCACCTGTCGATTGACTGGTACAAAGAAGGCGGTATCATGACGCGGCCGACACTGTTTGGCATGAACGGCACAAACTTAATGGCTGGCGGTGAAGCCGGGGCAGAAGCGATCCTGCCATTGAAAGGTTTTTACAGTCAGCTGGAGAGTATCCTTTCTAACCGGATGGATACCAGCACCATGGAGCGTTACCTATCCATCATTGCGGCAAACAGCAGCAAGGGCATCTATCTGGAGGACGGAACACTGGTAGGGCATCTGCTCCCGGCCATTGACAGTAAACTGGGGCAGATGCAGAAGCTGAACAGGAGGTTGAGCCTATGA
- a CDS encoding recombinase family protein, translated as MKRITKIDKVEPLIPKKLRVAAYCRVSTGSDEQLASLEAQKSHYESFIKANPEWEFAGVYYDEGITGTKKEKRTQLLRLISDCEAHKVDFIVVKSISRFARNTTDCLELVRKLTDLGVFIYFEKENINTQSMESELMLSILSSLAESESVSISENSKWGVKRRFQNGTFKISYPPYGYDYVDGGMEINPEQAEIVKYIFAQVLSGIGTHQIADELNARKVPTKKGGKWTASTIRGMIYNEKYVGDVIFQKTYTDEHFSRHTNYGEKDQYLMQCHHEPIISREDFEAAGAVLNQRRLEKGITKGSGKYLNRYPFSGKIVCSECGGKFKWRIHSKNGGKYVAWCCGKHIDDVTACSMKFIRNADVEKAFVTMMNKLVYGRRFVLRPLLERLREMDRSDSFSMIQELELKMEKNAEQRQILTGLMAKGYLEPALFNKENNELLQEAAELELQKNGLSHSVNGEMVKTGEVEALLKFAEKGEMLTAFDGELFGRFVEQIIVYSRTEVGFQMKCGLTLRERM; from the coding sequence ATGAAAAGGATAACAAAGATTGATAAGGTAGAACCTCTTATCCCTAAAAAGCTCCGGGTGGCGGCTTACTGCAGGGTATCAACAGGAAGTGACGAACAGTTGGCAAGCCTGGAGGCACAAAAATCCCATTATGAGTCTTTCATAAAAGCAAATCCAGAATGGGAGTTTGCGGGAGTCTATTATGACGAAGGAATAACCGGAACCAAGAAAGAAAAAAGAACACAGCTGTTAAGGCTGATTTCAGATTGCGAAGCACACAAGGTTGATTTCATTGTTGTAAAGTCTATCAGCCGGTTCGCAAGGAATACAACGGATTGCCTGGAACTGGTGCGGAAACTAACGGACCTTGGCGTCTTCATCTATTTTGAAAAGGAAAATATCAATACCCAGTCCATGGAGAGCGAACTGATGCTTTCTATCCTGAGCAGCCTTGCGGAGAGCGAGTCCGTTTCAATTTCTGAAAACAGCAAATGGGGAGTCAAGAGAAGGTTCCAGAACGGCACGTTCAAGATTTCCTATCCGCCATACGGATATGATTATGTGGACGGGGGAATGGAGATCAACCCGGAGCAGGCAGAGATTGTAAAATATATTTTTGCACAGGTGCTATCTGGAATCGGTACACACCAGATAGCAGATGAACTGAATGCCAGGAAAGTGCCCACAAAAAAGGGTGGGAAATGGACGGCATCGACGATCCGGGGGATGATCTATAACGAGAAGTATGTGGGGGATGTGATCTTCCAGAAAACCTATACGGATGAGCACTTTAGCAGGCATACGAACTATGGGGAGAAAGACCAGTACCTGATGCAATGCCACCATGAACCGATCATCAGCCGTGAGGATTTTGAGGCTGCCGGGGCAGTCCTCAATCAGAGGCGGCTGGAAAAGGGAATCACAAAAGGCAGCGGGAAATATCTGAACCGGTATCCGTTCTCAGGGAAAATTGTCTGTTCGGAATGCGGCGGCAAATTTAAATGGAGGATACACAGCAAAAACGGCGGAAAGTATGTGGCATGGTGCTGTGGGAAACATATCGATGACGTCACAGCGTGTTCCATGAAATTCATCCGCAATGCGGATGTGGAGAAAGCCTTTGTGACGATGATGAACAAACTGGTTTATGGACGGAGGTTTGTGCTGAGGCCCCTGCTGGAAAGGTTGAGGGAGATGGACCGGTCGGACAGTTTCAGCATGATACAGGAATTGGAATTGAAGATGGAGAAAAATGCGGAGCAGAGACAGATACTCACTGGCCTGATGGCGAAAGGGTATCTGGAACCTGCTCTTTTTAATAAGGAAAACAATGAGTTATTGCAGGAAGCGGCGGAACTGGAGTTGCAAAAGAATGGGCTTTCCCATTCTGTAAACGGGGAAATGGTAAAGACCGGGGAAGTGGAGGCACTTTTGAAATTTGCAGAGAAGGGTGAGATGCTCACAGCCTTTGACGGGGAACTCTTTGGAAGGTTTGTGGAGCAGATTATCGTATATTCCAGAACCGAGGTCGGTTTCCAGATGAAATGCGGACTCACGCTCAGGGAAAGGATGTGA
- a CDS encoding SHOCT domain-containing protein, with product MEERKVQVLNAPIAAVPEKKQFTQEELQREYDYIRAEKLTRKLYNLGLITIEEFDKIMALNRESFSPALARIMP from the coding sequence ATGGAAGAAAGAAAAGTGCAGGTTCTTAATGCGCCGATAGCGGCAGTACCAGAAAAAAAGCAGTTTACGCAGGAAGAACTGCAGCGGGAATATGACTATATACGGGCGGAAAAACTGACCAGGAAACTGTACAATCTTGGGTTGATTACTATAGAAGAATTTGACAAAATCATGGCGTTAAACCGGGAATCTTTCTCTCCGGCATTGGCAAGGATTATGCCCTGA
- a CDS encoding type II toxin-antitoxin system prevent-host-death family antitoxin translates to MQIIPMRDLKNTVEVERRCAEENGPVYVTKNGYGRLVVMDIEYYERTMQKMYEAKTIMEGLEDVKAGRTVDGEKAISDIRRKYGI, encoded by the coding sequence ATGCAGATTATTCCTATGCGTGATTTGAAAAACACGGTCGAGGTAGAACGGCGCTGTGCTGAAGAAAATGGACCGGTTTATGTAACGAAGAATGGATATGGCCGTCTGGTTGTCATGGATATTGAGTATTACGAACGGACCATGCAGAAAATGTATGAAGCGAAAACGATCATGGAAGGTTTGGAGGATGTAAAAGCAGGACGGACTGTGGATGGAGAAAAAGCGATCAGCGATATAAGGAGAAAATATGGAATCTAA
- a CDS encoding ISAs1 family transposase codes for MQELLEWMEYIEDSRQQSKVRHTLKDILVIVLFATLANADDWVEMALFAEDYQDYLRKYIELKNGPPSHDTLRRVMGMVSPEILQQLYGKWQERLNRNEGELLKKIICIDGKTMRSNKRNGEKPGHIVSAWSKEDGYCLGQKAVGEKSNEITAIPELLEKIQVKGQIVTIDAMGTQTAIAEKIRNKRADYVLSLKANQGTLYEDVREYFEDPEFQKEIKERGIYKKTQEKAHGQIETREYYQTEKIKWLSQKKAWKGLKSIIMERKTLEKEGKRLIEYRYFISSLKEEIETVSRAVRGHWSIESMHWHLDVTFREDANTTIDKMAAQNLNIIRKWSLSILKTAEVSRHKLSMRKKRYVIGLRPIKHLEEVLES; via the coding sequence ATGCAGGAATTATTAGAATGGATGGAATATATTGAAGACAGCCGCCAACAAAGCAAAGTCCGGCATACGTTAAAGGATATCCTGGTAATTGTGCTGTTTGCGACTCTTGCAAATGCAGATGACTGGGTAGAAATGGCCCTGTTTGCTGAGGATTATCAGGATTATTTGCGTAAGTACATTGAACTGAAAAATGGTCCGCCATCGCATGATACCCTGCGGCGGGTTATGGGAATGGTGTCACCGGAGATCCTGCAGCAGCTTTATGGGAAATGGCAGGAGCGGTTAAACAGGAACGAAGGGGAACTGCTGAAAAAAATCATATGTATTGATGGTAAAACCATGCGTTCCAATAAGAGGAATGGAGAGAAACCCGGCCATATTGTTTCCGCGTGGAGTAAGGAAGACGGGTACTGCCTTGGGCAGAAGGCTGTCGGGGAAAAGAGCAATGAGATAACAGCCATTCCTGAGTTACTGGAGAAAATACAGGTAAAAGGGCAGATTGTAACCATAGATGCAATGGGGACCCAGACAGCGATAGCAGAAAAGATAAGGAATAAGAGGGCAGATTATGTTCTTTCGTTAAAAGCAAACCAGGGAACATTATATGAGGATGTAAGAGAATATTTTGAAGACCCGGAGTTCCAGAAGGAGATAAAGGAAAGGGGAATTTATAAGAAAACACAGGAAAAAGCACATGGACAGATTGAAACAAGGGAGTATTACCAGACGGAAAAAATAAAATGGCTAAGCCAGAAGAAAGCCTGGAAAGGTCTGAAAAGTATCATAATGGAACGGAAGACATTGGAAAAAGAAGGGAAGCGGCTGATAGAATACCGGTATTTTATCAGCAGTCTGAAGGAAGAAATAGAAACAGTAAGCCGGGCGGTAAGAGGTCATTGGAGTATAGAGAGTATGCACTGGCATTTGGATGTGACATTCCGGGAAGATGCAAACACAACGATTGATAAGATGGCGGCACAGAACCTGAATATTATCAGGAAATGGAGTTTAAGTATACTGAAGACAGCAGAGGTGTCAAGACATAAATTATCCATGAGAAAAAAGAGATATGTAATTGGATTGCGTCCAATCAAGCATTTGGAAGAAGTATTGGAATCTTAA
- a CDS encoding flavodoxin: MSKVLVAYFSASGVTAKLAKRLAEAIGADLHEIQPEVPYTDADLDWMNKKSRSSVEMNDKSFRPAVANKMENMEQYSVIFTAFPIWWYVAPTIVNTFLEQYELTGKTIIPLATSGSSGMGNTNKELAVSCPGAELKEGKRFPADASAEELKAWAEGFGI, encoded by the coding sequence ATGAGCAAGGTATTAGTAGCGTATTTCAGTGCCAGCGGCGTAACAGCGAAACTGGCGAAGCGGCTTGCAGAGGCTATAGGAGCAGATTTACATGAGATTCAGCCGGAGGTTCCATATACGGATGCGGATCTGGACTGGATGAATAAAAAGAGCCGAAGCAGTGTGGAAATGAATGATAAATCATTCCGGCCTGCCGTTGCAAATAAAATGGAGAACATGGAGCAGTATTCCGTGATTTTCACAGCCTTCCCTATCTGGTGGTACGTCGCTCCGACTATTGTGAACACGTTTCTGGAGCAATATGAACTGACTGGAAAGACGATTATTCCACTGGCAACTTCGGGCAGCAGCGGTATGGGGAACACAAACAAGGAACTGGCGGTTTCCTGTCCGGGAGCGGAATTAAAGGAAGGAAAGCGATTCCCTGCGGATGCAAGTGCGGAAGAACTGAAAGCATGGGCAGAAGGATTCGGGATTTAA
- a CDS encoding recombinase family protein — MRQIVGNPTVTVIPARPRMGLGRNNEERQKIRVAAYCRVSTDSDEQATSYEAQIEHYTAFIKKNPDWEFAGIFADDGISGTDTRKREEFNRMIEECMEGKIQMVITKSISRFARNTLDCLKYIRQLKDRGIPVFFEKENINTMDAKGEVMLTIMASLAQQESESLSQNVKIGLQYRYQQGLVQVNHNRFLGYTKDTEGHLVIEPEEAEVVKRIYREYLEGASLLQIGKGLEAEGILTGAGKKKWRPETIKKILQNEKYIGDALLAKTYTVDFLTKKRVKNNGIVPQYYVENSHEPIIPRDLYMQVQEEMVRRANLHSGENRKKRVYSSKYALSSIVYCPKCGEIYRRIAWNNRGKRSTVWRCCTRVEHGPEGCDAPTIQESELQEAVARAINDLLGSRDSFLPILQANILQVLENNSSDKIAEIDCRLVEQQQKLLKLANGKKDYNAVADEIHSLREQRQKVLAQDAKRDGQKKHIEELKAFLEEQKDIPIEYDEQLVRRLVEKVTIYDERIVVEFKSGVEIEADR, encoded by the coding sequence ATGAGGCAGATAGTTGGAAATCCGACGGTTACCGTTATCCCGGCCAGACCGCGTATGGGACTGGGAAGGAATAACGAAGAAAGACAAAAGATCCGTGTGGCTGCCTACTGCCGCGTCTCTACGGACAGTGATGAGCAGGCCACAAGTTATGAAGCGCAGATAGAGCATTACACGGCATTTATCAAAAAGAATCCCGATTGGGAATTTGCCGGAATATTCGCAGATGATGGAATCTCCGGAACGGATACCCGGAAACGGGAAGAATTTAACCGTATGATTGAAGAGTGCATGGAAGGGAAAATCCAGATGGTCATTACAAAGTCCATCAGCCGTTTTGCAAGGAATACACTGGACTGCCTGAAATATATCCGGCAGCTGAAGGACAGAGGCATCCCCGTATTTTTTGAAAAGGAAAACATCAATACAATGGATGCGAAAGGCGAAGTCATGCTGACCATTATGGCGTCTTTGGCACAGCAGGAAAGTGAGTCATTGAGCCAGAATGTGAAGATCGGCCTGCAGTACCGTTACCAGCAGGGACTCGTACAGGTCAACCACAACCGTTTCCTCGGATATACGAAAGACACTGAGGGGCATCTGGTCATTGAGCCGGAGGAAGCAGAAGTAGTCAAACGAATCTACCGGGAATACCTGGAAGGGGCAAGCCTTTTGCAGATTGGGAAAGGGCTGGAGGCGGAAGGTATCCTTACCGGGGCAGGGAAGAAAAAATGGAGACCGGAGACTATAAAGAAAATCCTGCAGAATGAAAAATATATCGGAGATGCGCTGCTTGCGAAAACATATACAGTGGATTTTCTCACGAAAAAGCGGGTAAAGAACAACGGGATTGTACCGCAGTATTATGTGGAGAACAGCCATGAGCCGATTATTCCCCGTGACCTTTATATGCAGGTGCAGGAAGAAATGGTACGGCGGGCAAACTTGCACAGCGGGGAAAACAGGAAGAAAAGGGTTTACAGCAGTAAATATGCGTTATCCAGCATTGTTTACTGCCCGAAATGCGGTGAAATTTACCGCAGGATTGCGTGGAATAACAGAGGAAAGCGTTCTACGGTGTGGCGGTGCTGCACCCGCGTGGAACACGGACCAGAAGGATGTGATGCGCCGACGATCCAGGAGTCAGAGTTGCAGGAGGCGGTGGCAAGGGCGATCAATGACCTGCTAGGCAGCAGAGATTCTTTCCTGCCCATCCTGCAGGCAAATATCCTTCAGGTGCTTGAGAATAACAGCAGTGATAAGATCGCAGAGATTGACTGCAGGCTGGTAGAACAGCAGCAGAAACTACTGAAACTGGCAAATGGAAAGAAGGATTACAACGCTGTGGCTGATGAAATCCACAGCCTCCGGGAGCAGAGGCAAAAGGTATTGGCACAGGACGCGAAACGTGACGGGCAGAAGAAGCATATCGAAGAGTTGAAAGCATTCCTGGAGGAACAGAAGGATATACCGATAGAGTATGATGAGCAGCTGGTCAGACGGCTGGTGGAAAAGGTAACCATTTATGATGAGAGGATAGTAGTGGAATTTAAGTCCGGAGTGGAGATAGAAGCGGATAGATAG
- a CDS encoding major tail protein produces the protein MGNKVKYNLKNVHAAKLTETVADGETTFTYAAPKAIPGAVSISLDAEGESSPFYADGIVYFRSVTNNGYSGDLEIALIPEWFRTEILQEELDGKGVLVENSGVGESVKFALLFEFDGDVNAIRHVLYNCSASRPSIESETKEDTIEPGTETLSITADPRSDGLVKARTGDTHDKRMNDSYRPISVFLIFLRFQYFFQMLDWTQSNYISLFSHG, from the coding sequence ATGGGGAACAAAGTTAAATATAATCTGAAAAATGTCCATGCCGCCAAGCTGACCGAGACGGTGGCGGACGGGGAGACCACCTTTACCTATGCCGCACCGAAGGCGATTCCCGGTGCGGTGAGTATCAGCCTGGATGCGGAGGGGGAATCCAGTCCGTTCTATGCGGACGGCATTGTGTATTTCCGTTCTGTGACCAACAACGGATACAGCGGCGACCTGGAGATCGCATTGATCCCGGAGTGGTTCCGCACGGAGATTTTGCAGGAAGAGCTGGACGGCAAGGGCGTCCTGGTGGAGAACAGCGGGGTTGGGGAGAGCGTGAAGTTTGCCCTGCTCTTTGAGTTTGACGGGGATGTGAACGCCATCCGTCATGTGCTGTATAACTGCTCGGCATCCCGTCCGTCCATTGAATCGGAAACGAAAGAGGACACCATTGAGCCGGGAACGGAAACCCTGTCGATCACGGCGGACCCGCGCTCGGATGGGCTTGTAAAGGCAAGGACGGGCGACACCCACGACAAACGCATGAATGATTCCTATCGTCCAATTTCTGTTTTTCTTATTTTTTTAAGATTCCAATACTTCTTCCAAATGCTTGATTGGACGCAATCCAATTACATATCTCTTTTTTCTCATGGATAA
- a CDS encoding type II toxin-antitoxin system Phd/YefM family antitoxin translates to MIITVTELKQNLDKYLQLAETENILISNNGKILAMLSNPHADRIAMANALLGVIPSDITLEEALIEKANNSL, encoded by the coding sequence ATGATAATTACTGTCACAGAATTAAAACAAAACCTTGATAAATATCTGCAACTTGCAGAAACTGAAAATATTCTCATTTCCAACAATGGAAAAATTCTTGCAATGCTGTCCAATCCCCATGCAGACCGCATTGCAATGGCAAACGCCCTTCTCGGTGTGATTCCCTCTGATATCACTCTGGAAGAAGCACTCATAGAAAAAGCAAATAACTCCCTGTAA
- a CDS encoding type II toxin-antitoxin system RelE/ParE family toxin: MESKWGYQLTQKADADLDDIVGYIAVELANPKAAPDFVDKLQGAIEEARSFPESGSLVVNEFVPNTEIRKKLVGNYIMYYLPDFDEKMIFVLRIIYGRRNMDEILRQLNV; this comes from the coding sequence ATGGAATCTAAATGGGGCTATCAGTTGACGCAGAAAGCGGATGCCGATTTGGATGACATTGTGGGATATATCGCTGTGGAATTGGCAAACCCAAAGGCAGCACCGGATTTTGTGGACAAATTGCAGGGAGCGATTGAGGAGGCCCGGTCTTTCCCGGAAAGCGGTTCTTTAGTCGTGAATGAATTTGTACCAAATACGGAGATCAGAAAAAAACTGGTGGGTAATTATATTATGTATTATCTGCCGGATTTTGATGAAAAAATGATTTTTGTCCTGCGGATTATTTATGGCAGAAGGAACATGGATGAAATTTTGCGGCAGCTAAATGTATAG
- a CDS encoding phage tail spike protein yields MRLFRIYVDGTLFYHPQLSKLAVTEAKVEEDAENIDSLTLSAPYNHPYLHSIKPMASVIVCKKGNETVFEGRALDDGSDFYNTHTWTCESALSYLKDSQQPPYNYKGSLRGLFEYFITEHNKSVEERKQFTVGEVTVVDNNDYVAYSCSDYSMTMDAIREKLINTHGGYLRLRYTSSGKVLDYLADFTEASLQKVEYGKNLTDVKITFDHTERVTALIPLGAKVKTTDEDGNEVETDERVTIEAANDGKNYVFDEDAVKEIGWIWATEVWEDVTLSSNLLRKAKARIAELAKGITSMELTIVDESDTGADIADIHARQYVYCSSPPHGIDGRYLCIQRTRDYLNPSGNTITIGASGIRLTAISAKQNQNLSTLEQDILGQTEKIENIFGKVEDITTAKMYRTELVVEGTSIFRDKGQQSILRCRVLSWDKDITDTLPASAFCWHRKSGNAETDADWDGLHKGMKSVTISTEDVLDNASFYCEVTI; encoded by the coding sequence ATGAGATTATTCCGTATCTATGTGGACGGGACGCTGTTTTACCATCCGCAGTTATCGAAACTGGCAGTCACGGAGGCGAAGGTGGAGGAGGATGCGGAGAACATTGACAGCCTGACGCTGTCGGCTCCTTATAACCATCCGTATTTGCATAGCATTAAACCAATGGCCTCTGTGATCGTTTGCAAAAAAGGGAATGAAACGGTTTTTGAGGGGCGGGCGCTGGATGACGGCAGTGATTTTTATAACACCCACACATGGACCTGTGAATCGGCTCTTTCCTATTTGAAGGACAGCCAGCAGCCGCCCTATAACTACAAAGGGAGCTTAAGAGGGCTTTTCGAGTATTTCATAACTGAACACAACAAAAGTGTGGAGGAGCGGAAGCAGTTCACGGTGGGAGAAGTAACGGTGGTCGATAACAATGATTATGTGGCTTACAGCTGTTCGGATTATTCCATGACGATGGACGCCATCCGGGAGAAACTGATCAATACCCATGGCGGGTACCTGCGTCTCCGGTATACCAGTTCCGGTAAGGTGTTGGATTATTTGGCGGATTTTACGGAAGCCTCCCTTCAAAAAGTGGAGTACGGAAAGAACCTGACCGATGTGAAGATCACGTTTGACCACACAGAACGGGTAACAGCACTCATTCCCCTTGGGGCAAAGGTCAAGACCACGGATGAGGACGGCAATGAGGTGGAAACGGACGAGCGAGTCACCATCGAAGCCGCCAACGATGGGAAGAACTATGTGTTTGATGAGGATGCGGTCAAAGAGATCGGCTGGATATGGGCAACGGAAGTGTGGGAGGATGTAACACTTTCTTCCAACCTTCTTAGGAAAGCGAAGGCCCGCATCGCAGAGCTGGCGAAGGGCATCACCAGCATGGAGCTGACCATTGTGGATGAATCGGATACTGGCGCGGACATTGCGGATATCCATGCAAGGCAGTATGTGTACTGTTCTTCCCCGCCCCATGGGATTGACGGGCGGTATCTGTGCATCCAGAGGACGCGGGATTATCTGAATCCTTCCGGCAACACCATCACCATCGGGGCAAGCGGTATCCGGCTGACTGCCATCAGTGCGAAGCAGAACCAGAACTTAAGCACACTGGAGCAGGATATCCTGGGGCAGACGGAGAAAATCGAGAACATCTTCGGGAAAGTCGAGGATATCACCACAGCGAAAATGTACCGGACAGAGCTGGTGGTGGAAGGCACGAGCATCTTCCGGGATAAAGGGCAGCAGAGTATTTTAAGATGCAGGGTATTGTCCTGGGATAAGGATATCACAGATACCCTTCCTGCTTCCGCTTTTTGCTGGCACAGGAAATCCGGCAATGCGGAAACGGATGCCGACTGGGACGGCCTGCACAAAGGAATGAAAAGCGTAACCATATCAACTGAGGACGTGCTAGACAATGCGTCCTTTTATTGTGAAGTCACCATTTAA